The DNA sequence acccggggggctcagtcagttgagcgtctgactttggctcaggtcatgatctcgtggttcgtggaatcgtgacagctcagggcccggaacctggttcggattctgtgtctccctctctctctgcccctcccttgcttgtgctgttcctccttctctctcaaaaataaacattaagagaaaattaaaacaaaaagtgacaCATCATAGTCACCCCACATCTAAGATACGTGATCTGTACATTTTGAGCATGAAAACTGCACTGCGCTGAGTGTGGGAGAAACTTACtgaaagtagttttaaaaataaaaataacaggaatGATTTTTAACCTCTTCCCCCCAAAGAGGGAGGCAGGTCGAGCGTGCACTGGCTTCACCGTGCCAAGCAGGGCACCCCTGCCTTTGGTTTCTCGTGatcctccgtgtgtgtgtgtgtgtgagtgtgagagaatCTGAGGCACGGGGTCCCACTGGCTTGCGGTGTCGGTGGTGGGATTTGAATTCTGGGTCCAGAGCTGTCCCTTAGGGGGGCTGGAAGCCATGTGGACAGCGCGAGGCTCCCGGAAACAAGCACAGCGTGTGGAGGCTTCAGGATGTCGTGGAAACATTCCTTAAAGGGCATTTGTGTTTCACGTTCTCCTCACAAAGTAATGCATGTGAATCACACACAAAAGAAGAGACAGACAAACCACAGGGAAGCAGAGGACGCCGTTGCCTCGCCATCCAAGCGCATCTCTTCGCCTCTGGTTCTTACCTGGGCTGGGCGTGCCTGCTCCCTAAGCAAGCTCCGCACGTCACACGCACACAggtctttctttgttctttcccctTCACTGCGTGTCATGGACTGGCCCCGGGCTGAATGGTTCCACGGTATTACATTACAGTCAAATGCTCCAATTCACTTGAACGGTTCCCTTTCGCCAGACATTAAGGTCATTAATTAAGACATTAATTTTTCATCATGAGAATCAACGCCACACTGAACGTTCCTGGGTGTAAATCTTCATGAAGATCCGTGAATATCTTCttcatgtaaatttatttttcaaagaaacgttttattttatttttctcattgacgTGGGTACTGATAAAGCCCGAATGTGAAAATTCTTTTAGAGCTCTGAAGTGTATCCAGAAAAGCATGGTGGTAGCGTACTTAACTTTCCGTGGCTAAAATGTAACACTGTGACGTGTATGTATCGATTGCCATAGCTGTTGGGCTCCTTTGTGAGAGCACGTGTGAGATGTGCTGCCCGGCGGGCGGGAGCGCAGTGGGGGGTCTCGCGTCTGCTCCGCGGTGGTTCCCTGCACCCCCCTCTGCGCAGCCGCGTGCAGGGCGGAGGCTCTTGGCTCACTCCGGGAACCTTGACAGTGCTGGGCCTGATGctgtctgactgagccactgggcacaGAGCTCCAGGTGTCTTGTTTCCTTAGGGCTGGGGATGAGGGGCAGCGTTACGGGGCTTGCAACCTTACAAACCCTCTGTAGGGATTTCCGACTGGCCTTTCGAGAAGAGCCCGGTCAGGTGAGCTCCCAGGTGCGAGCGCTGCCAGAGTGGTAAGAACAGCAGTTGGCTACAGGCGGTAAAGATGCATTTGGTTCTTCTCTGTGATCGCCGCGTTCAGTCACGGTACCGGGGAAGTAGAGGCCTGacgtgcccttttattgtctttgtAGATCCACATCATAGACTTTGACGACGAAAATAACATTATCAATAAGAATGTCCTCCTGCATCAAGCGGGCGAGATCTGGCACATCAGTGCCAGCCCCGCCGACAAGGGCGTGCTGGCCACCTGCTACAACAAAGGTGAGTGCGCGTGGCTCCCTCCGCGCCTCCGCGAGACCGGCCTCCGCGCTCGGGGCCAGGGCACCGCCTGCAGGGTTTGCTGCCCTCCCGGAGATTGTTTCGGCAGGCGGATGCGTGCAGCGGTCGGCGTGACCCAGGATCCTGAGTGGAGGCTGGCAGCCCGCGCTGTGACCCCTGGGGCCGGGCGGTGACGTGTGGGGGGTGCCCGAGGGGCAGAGGTCGGTGCGCTCCTGGGTTGACTGCTGCTCAGGAAGGCCTCGTGTCTGTGCCTCGTTGCCCGTGTGCTCCTGTGGGTGTGTGCACGTGCAGGAGTGTGCGCGCGCGTGACCACCACTGAGGGGTAAGGAGAGTGCGGGACAGCCGTCTTCGGTAGCGCCCGCCCCACGCATGGCACACGTGTGTGTCGGCTGTCGCGCTCCTGGGTGAGCGTCCGCCCGTCTCTCTCTGGGACCGTCGACGTTCGCAGACATCTGTCACGTCCATCTGGCCTCGCGCCGTCGTCATTCTTTCTCCGTCACTGTCTGACTCGAGCTCAAAGTCCGGCTCTGGGGAAGCACGTCGCGTTCCACGTTTCTCTGTGAGCCAGAGCAAAGCGTGTTTCCTGCTGCGTAAGCTCTGAGCCGGCTCTCGCCCGTCCGGCGCTGGGAACTTGCGAGAACCCTACAGGCTCGGGCACCACGCTCTGTCTCCgtttcccttcctgccccagccgTGGACGTGGCGGTGTGGGGCTGTCTTCTTCCATTACCAGCCAGGTCCCCACTTCCAGAAATTTCTGCTTAGATTGTCTGCCCCCACGGGTTCCCATTGGGGTCTTTCTGTTGGGCTTCACTTCTACCTTTGTTTACCACTTCTTTCCTTCGGGGTAAAAAAGTTGTTTTCTGAAAGGTCTTTCCCCCCTGAGCCCCTatgttctctctcttgttcttagCTTCGACTTGCCTGCTTGGCTTatgcctctgagagcagcctcccgGGCCCGCCCTGACCTTGCCTCCTCCCCCGTCGTCAGTGCCAGGCTGGCGCCTCTTCTTGTTCCTGTACCTCAGGCCAAAGTCATCATGTCAGCCAGCCNNNNNNNNNNNNNNNNNNNNNNNNNNNNNNNNNNNNNNNNNNNNNNNNNNNNNNNNNNNNNNNNNNNNNNNNNNNNNNNNNNNNNNNNNNNNNNNNNNNNTGTCCTCGGGGTCTGAGCTCTTCTGGATCTTCCTCTGCGTGAAGGTGGAAATGGAAGCCCAGCTTCTGCTGCGGGCGGGATTTCGGGGAGGCTGCGCCAGcgtggggtgggtgggtagagCCTGTACCGCGGGGGTGGGGCCTGTACCGCGGGGGTGGGACCTAGGGAGGGGGCGCTGGCCAAGGGCCCCGCCCTCTGTCCTTGCCCTACACGCACCCCCGGGAGGGCAAGGGCCAAGGGCCCCGCCCTCTGTCCTTGCCCTACGCGCACCCGGGAGGGCGGAGTGTCCCGGCTAAGCGGGGACAGCTCCGGAGGGACGCGTATCCTCAAGGCGCTCTGCCTTTGACGCCCTCCCCTCCTGGCTGCCCTCGACCCTGTGCTTCCGTGACTCCTGCGTTCAAAGCCCCGAGCGCAACTCGTTTACGGCAGCGACTTTGCTGCCGCCTCCCTCTCCTTGTGTTCTCAGTGAGCGTGCGTGGTTGTGGGTCTGCTTACACTGGGCGTCTGTTGTCCGTGTCGTGTCCGCGTGTCATGTGTGTCGTGTGTGTCTACACGTGGTGACTGTGTGTGTCTGTTATCTGTCTCTACATTCATGTCtgtatatgtgtatctgtgtgtgtgcacatgggtgtgTGTTGTGCGTGGGTGTGCACGTCTTACACATGTGTGTCTgtcatgtgtgtctgtgtctacaCGTGTGGTGACTGCGTGTGTCTGCATGTCTGTGTCTGTTATCTGTATCTGCATtcatgtctgtgtatgtgtatctgtgcGCACGTGGGTGTGTTGTGCACGGGTGTGCATGTCTTGTAcatgtgtctgcgtgtgtgtttAGTttgttgtgtgtgcatgcatgtgtgcctgtgtggtgGTCACTGGCTGCTCCCGTTTGGCCCCTCCTTGGGCAGCAGGGGGCACCAGCGACCTCCTTGTCACTctggttccctcccctccccctcaggccCCGCTTGGCTGGTCCTCAGCCTGATGGCGATTGACAAGGGTCCCCACACTTCTCAGACGATGGTCTAAACACCGTCACAGACACGAAGACCTTGCTGCAAAGTGCGTGGCAGAATCGGACTCCCTGCTGGTGTCTCACCACGGTGCCCTATTCTGAGTCCTGACGCCGGGCTCCCAGAGGGACTCTCTCAGCCCTCAAGGCCCCGGATGCAGCTGGGAGCAGGGCCAGACCCCAGGTGCTGAAGACACGTGTCAGCGGGCAGTGGGGACCCAGGTGCAGATGCCCTTTGGAGGAGGCATCTCAGTGCGTCCCCCCCCGCCCAGTGTGCCCTCTGAGCCTCTGCGTTCCGTGCTTGCCTGCCTCGCCTCGCCCTCCCTCCCACATACATCCTGAGCTCCCACTTACGCTGAAAAACGCCTCCTGATGAcagctctcccctcccaccaccgCCGCCCTCCAGCTGGCCTCACGACTTGGCGGTGCCAGCGTGACATTTCCACCTGTGTTCCCGTAGCTTCTCCCCTGGGAGCAGAGGCCCCCGGTCCCTGGCTCACGTGCCAGTCACCCTGAGCCGCCCTGCTGAGCTGGCCAGGTCCACACCTCCTGTCCTGTGCCCTCCCGGCCAGCACACACTTCCCTGAAAAGTGCCCAGTTTGGGGACGCCCGGCTGGCCTAGTCGGTGGAGACTGTGACTTGGTCTCGGGgctgtaagtctgagccccacgttgggtgtagagcttacttagaTATAAAATAGTGTGAAAGACTGCCCAGTTTGGAAGATCAGTTACGTAGCTAGGTAATAGCTACtcagaaaaaacttaaaattgaCTGAGTGGAATCGAAGTACTGGTCTCGGTGNNNNNNNNNNNNNNNNNNNNNNNNNNNNNNNNNNNNNNNNNNNNNNNNNNNNNNNNNNNNNNNNNNNNNNNNNNNNNNNNNNNNNNNNNNNNNNNNNNNNtctaagtaagctctacacccaacgtggggctcagacttacagcCCCGAGACCAAGTCACAGTCTCCACCGACTAggccagccgggtgcccccaaACTGGGCACTTTTCAGGGAAGTATGTGCTGGCCGGGAGGGCACGGGACAGGAGGTGTGGACCTGGCCAGCTCAGCAGGGCGGCTCAGGGTGACTGGCACGTGAGCCAGGGACCAGGGGCCTCTGCTCCCAGGGGAGAAGCTACAGGAACACAGGTGGAAATGTCACGCTGGCACCGCCAAGTCGTGAGGCCAGCTGGAGGGcggtggtgggaggggagagctCTTGTCAGGAGGCGTTTTTCAGCGCAAGTGGGAGCTCAGgatgtgtgtgggagggagggcgAGGTGAGGCAGGCAAGCATGGaacacagaggctcagaggggacaCGGGGGGACGCACTGAGATGCCTCCTCCAAAGGGCATCTGCACCTGGGTCCCCACTGCCCGCTGACACGTGTCTTCAGCACCTGGGGTCTGGCCCTGCTCCCAGCTGCATCCGGGGCCTTGAGGGCTGAGAGAGTCCCTCTGGGAGCCTGGGGTCGGGACTCAGGGAATAAGGCACTGTGGTGAGACACCAGCAGGGAGTCCGATTCTGCCACGAACTTTGCAGCAAGATCTTCGTGTCTGTGACGGTGTTTAGACCATCGTCTGAGAAGTGCGGGGACCCTTGTCAATCGCCATCAGGCTGAGGACCAGCCAAGCGGggcctgagggggaggggagggaaccagAGTGACAAGGAGGGCGCTGGTGCCCCCTGCTGCCCAAGGAGGGGCCAAACGGGAGCAGCCAGTGACcaccacacaggcacacatgcatgcacacacaacacacaaactaaacacacacgcagacacatgTACAAGACATGCACACCCGTGCACAACACACCCACGTGTGCAGATACACATACATGAATGCAGATACAGATAACAGACACGAGACAGACATGCAGACACACGCAGTCACCACACGTGTAGACACAGACACATGACAGACACACGTGTAAGACATGCACACCCACGCACAACAcacacccatgtgcacacacacagatacacatatacaGACATGAATGTAGAGACAGATAACAGACACGCACAGTCACCACGTGtagacacacacaacacacatgacACGCGGACACGACACGGACAACAGACGCCCAGTGTAAGCAGACCCACAACCACGCACGCTCACTGAGAACA is a window from the Suricata suricatta isolate VVHF042 chromosome 4, meerkat_22Aug2017_6uvM2_HiC, whole genome shotgun sequence genome containing:
- the LOC115290358 gene encoding EARP and GARP complex-interacting protein 1-like, translating into MEDDAPVIYGLEFQARALTPQTAETDAIRFLVGTQSLKYDNQIHIIDFDDENNIINKNVLLHQAGEIWHISASPADKGVLATCYNKASTCLLGLCL